The following coding sequences lie in one Arachis hypogaea cultivar Tifrunner chromosome 9, arahy.Tifrunner.gnm2.J5K5, whole genome shotgun sequence genomic window:
- the LOC112710365 gene encoding uncharacterized protein: MIQLLYMVLFVECVMGFLLLVKVGPLRELMMKTIEQVKMGKGPATVKTIAGTMSVILISSLMSIVKIQNKGAKLGTMSPMDQVLWRTHVLEASLMGFTLFLGFIIDRVHHYMQKLSKLRSNAGASREELESLQKENVLLKEKQDKASKEIKQLKEQISTLSESLKKIKAESEEKDKRVETAEAHVESLQKQAADLLLEYDRLLEDNQNLQAQASRHKV; encoded by the exons atgatTCAGTTGTTGTATATGGTTCTGTTTGTGGAGTGTGTGATGGGGTTTCTTTTGTTAGTGAAAGTTGGGCCATTGAGGGAGCTTATGATGAAGACAATTGAACAAGTGAAGATGGGGAAGGGTCCAGCTACAGTGAAGACAATTGCTGGGACAATGTCTGTTATTCTGATTTCAAGCCTCATGAGTATTGTCAAGATCCAGAATAAAGGTGCTAAGCTTGGTACCATGTCACCCATGGATCAAGTTCTCTGGAGGACTCATGTCCTTGAAGCTTCACTTATGG GTTTTACATTGTTCCTTGGATTCATAATTGATCGTGTCCACCATTATATGCAAAAGCTTAGTAAGTTACGGAGTAATGCAGGAGCTTCTAGAGAAGAACTAGAGAGCCTTCAGAAAGAAAACGTGCTGCTTAAGGAAAAGCAAGATAAAGCTTCTAAGGAGATAAAGCAGCTAAAGGAACAGATTTCAACTCTTTCGGAGAGTTTGAAGAAGATAAAGGCGGAGTCCGAAGAGAAGGACAAAAGAGTCGAAACTGCCGAAGCTCATGTTGAGTCGCTTCAAAAACAAGCCGCGGATCTACTACTCGAATACGACAGGCTCTTGGAAGACAACCAGAATCTTCAGGCTCAAGCATCACGACACAAGGTTTGA